The following is a genomic window from Deltaproteobacteria bacterium.
CCTGGCGGAGCTGAATCGGAAGCCGCGTGAATGAAGGGGGGACCCATCAAGAGACCCATTCTCATGGGAGCAAATAGTGGTGCAAAAGGGGACGGGGTTGAATTTGCGCGTTTCTTGTTGTTCATTGCTGATAGAGAGCCATTACGTGGTCGTCGTAATCGGGCCACTTCTTGATCGCCGTAATGAAGCCACTTTTTGATCGGCGCAATCGAGCCACTTTGTTTCTGGTCAATGCTCTTTTGGGAAAAAAGGGAAAGGGGGACGCTGTTGATTTTGGGCGTTTCCTTGTCTCATCATGCATGCCATGTAAACATCATGCAACGAAAAGCACGCATGGATGCGCCGGCGCGTTGCATCACATCATCCGCGGCAAAGAAACCTGGGATAAGCGGATCGGCGGTCAGCCGGGCAGTGGGCAGAGGCAAACCCATGGCTTCGCATCATGCATCGTCCGTCGAAGAATAGAAACGCACAAAATCAACCTCGTGCCCATACACACGCTCCCACTGATCACATTTGACACGTGTATATATTTGGGATATACATACATCATGGCGGATGACGACCTGATCATGCAATGGACCGGATTCGAGTGGGACGAAGGAAACCTGCTCAAGAATTGGGAGAAACACCGGGCTTCAGCAGGGGAATGCGAACAGGTTTTTTTCAATAGACCGCTGATTGCGGATTCCGACGAAAGGCATTCTTTAGGAGAAACCCGGTTCTTTGCATTGGGGCATACGGATTCCGGCAGGCACTTGTTTATTGTATTCACGACTCGTAACAATCGTATTCGTATCATTTCGGCAAGAGACATGAGTCGCAAGGAAAGAAAGGTATACGAGCAATCATGAAAAAGAAAGCGCCCGTTTTCAAGTCCGAGGACCAGGAAAGGGAATTCTGGTCTACGGCGGATTCCACTGAGTATGTCGATTGGAAGAAAGCCAAACGGATGATTCTGCCCAATCTCAAACCGTCAACGAAAAAAATCTCATTGCGACTGCCCGAATTGATGATTGAAGAGTTGAAGTTGCTGGCCAATAAACAGGATATCCCCTATCAGTCCTTGATGAAAATATACTTGTGTGGTGGGAAAGGGGGACGGGGTTGAATTTGCGCGTTTCTTTGTTTCATCATCTATGAAATAAAAACCTCATGCGGCGAAAAGTGCGCATCGATGCGCCGGGGCCTAGCATCACATCATCCGCCAGGGGATCGAACGGCCAACCTCTTCCGCGACGATACCGGGAGAAACCGCTTTGTCGATCGCCTGTGGAATTATGGGCACGCCCATGTTTCACGTAATTCGATGATTTGTATTCCCTCGTTTTTTGCCAACATATTTTTGGCGTAATCATAGAAACCATCTATTGGTTTTACATCGCAAAGCCTAAATAGCTCAGAACCTATTTTTGTCAAACCAACAATGCCTGTATTAAGGTAATTTTTGCTTGCTTGATCAGCCTTGGTTTTAAATTCAATTCCAAATGAAGATCCATGATATGAGGCAGTTATTATGTTTGGTACTCCCTGGAAACCAGTTCCTCCGATGCCAGCTAAAGCTATTAAATTGATTTCAGCAAGATCGTGTAACATATTTGTATTGATATTATTATCAACATAAATCAAGTCATTTAAGTTTAACACCAGTGGTACGAAGTATGACTCTATTCTAAAAACAAATCTGCACAATTGATTGAACAAGATAGCATCGATACTATCAAGAGATGCCAAGACATTTACAGCTCGCTTCGAATATGACCCCGGAGAATTAGCTTCACCAGCAAGTATTTTTGCCCATAGAACTTGCATCCCGTCGTCAGAAATAAGGCGGCACTTGTCTAACAAATTCACAATCCAATCGTTTTCCATATCTTGGGGCGTAGCGGAATTTTTCAATAATGGAATGGCTTTCCCTAAGATCGATTCCATGTTGCCTTGCTTTATACCTTCTTCCATAAAGAGACGAACTACCCCACGACGCTGAAGTTCGGTGATCTCGATTTCGCTTCTTGCTTCAATAAGCGCCGCCTCCGCATTAGCCTGAGCTTTCGTCTTGAGAGCATTGCCTTCCGCTTTGGCGATCCGTCTGATCTGCCACGGTTTGCATAAGCCGCCAAAGGCATCCGAGACCTTCTCAATCAGAAGCGTAGCTGGCTTTGTGAGTTCTCCGGAACCGCGAAAAATGATAAAGTCTGACATGTCGTTGCCTGTGAGAAAAGGCTGTCTAAAGGAACCTACGCCCGTGTACTTAAAGATAATGAATTATAGAGCACAAGGCCGGGTAAAGCAATGAATTGTGTAAAAGGGGGACGGTGTCGAATTTGCGCGTTTCTTTGTTTCATCATCTATGAAATAGAAACCTCATGCAACGAAAAGCACGCGTTGATGCGAGATAAGCAGATCGGCTGTCATCAGAGGCAAACACATGGCCTCGGATCATGCATCGTCCGTCGAACAATAGAAACGCACAAAATCAACCCCGTCCCCATTCACCCCTTTGCTCAAATTCTTCCGATCGTTACAACAAAAAAGGCCGCTAAAAGCCTTCTCAAACTACTTGCGGAAAAGATATTTGGTATATATTATCGGTAAGGGAAAATAGGAGAGAAAGGAAACGCAGCCCGGATTATCTGGGCGGAGT
Proteins encoded in this region:
- a CDS encoding BrnT family toxin, producing the protein MADDDLIMQWTGFEWDEGNLLKNWEKHRASAGECEQVFFNRPLIADSDERHSLGETRFFALGHTDSGRHLFIVFTTRNNRIRIISARDMSRKERKVYEQS
- a CDS encoding DUF2806 domain-containing protein, giving the protein MSDFIIFRGSGELTKPATLLIEKVSDAFGGLCKPWQIRRIAKAEGNALKTKAQANAEAALIEARSEIEITELQRRGVVRLFMEEGIKQGNMESILGKAIPLLKNSATPQDMENDWIVNLLDKCRLISDDGMQVLWAKILAGEANSPGSYSKRAVNVLASLDSIDAILFNQLCRFVFRIESYFVPLVLNLNDLIYVDNNINTNMLHDLAEINLIALAGIGGTGFQGVPNIITASYHGSSFGIEFKTKADQASKNYLNTGIVGLTKIGSELFRLCDVKPIDGFYDYAKNMLAKNEGIQIIELRETWACP
- a CDS encoding BrnA antitoxin family protein, which produces MKKKAPVFKSEDQEREFWSTADSTEYVDWKKAKRMILPNLKPSTKKISLRLPELMIEELKLLANKQDIPYQSLMKIYLCGGKGGRG